One region of Asterias rubens chromosome 5, eAstRub1.3, whole genome shotgun sequence genomic DNA includes:
- the LOC117290658 gene encoding histone H4, protein MSGRGKGGKGLGKGGAKRHRKVLRDNIQGITKPAIRRLARRGGVKRISGLIYEETRGVLKVFLENVIRDAVTYCEHAKRKTVTAMDVVYALKRQGRTLYGFGG, encoded by the coding sequence ATGTCTGGACGTGGCAAAGGAGGAAAGGGACTAGGAAAGGGAGGCGCCAAGCGTCATCGCAAGGTGTTGCGTGATAACATCCAGGGAATCACCAAGCCCGCTATCCGTCGTCTGGCCCGCCGTGGTGGTGTCAAGCGTATCTCTGGTCTGATCTACGAGGAGACCCGTGGTGTCCTTAAGGTCTTCCTTGAGAACGTCATCCGTGATGCCGTCACATACTGCGAGCACGCCAAGAGAAAGACCGTCACAGCCATGGACGTCGTCTACGCTTTGAAACGCCAAGGCCGTACCCTGTACGGATTCGGCGGTTAG
- the LOC117290551 gene encoding nuclear speckle splicing regulatory protein 1-like isoform X2 — protein MASSSGKVYGLITHQSKKKTPVLLPKLSAFGDSSDEESAHSAVNQSLQYEAKKQRVKKQTQLEIQRALEEDPTVYEYDSIYDSMEEKKQQKVLAKKAAKDSKPKYMENLLKAAAQRKREQERLQERKVQREREAEGLEFADKEAFVTSAYKKKMEELAEEEERERREAEMEALNDVTKQRDMSGFYRHILDQTTGPADQPKAEDSDKKSEEESKPKIKIEKGDSDQEIEQRTQTEDDSRSEKHHHKTERQTEEKRHSKDRNRQGRDDRDGDRHHDSHSDRHRDKHHDSHSDRHRDKHHEKQRSSGERRDRHSVGHRKNKDEERDKRTDRDTRREEQTDKNDEQHRTTSQAERQPSRDEPPKSKVEKEGQKREVEVVSETKVSESKFAKRNAEDSVMSAKDRYLARKASRGNVKAHVIVEDD, from the exons ATGGCGTCGAGTAGCGGAAAAGT GTATGGGTTGATAACACACCAGTCTAAGAAGAAGACACCAGTTTTGTTGCCAAAGTTGTCTGCGTTTGGAGATTCCAGTGATGAg GAATCGGCCCATTCTGCAGTAAACCAGTCGCTTCAATATGAAGCTAAAAAACAACGAGTCAAGAAACAG aCACAACTAGAGATTCAACGAGCATTAGAAGAAGATCCCACAGTTTATGAATATGACAGTATTTATGACTCCATGGAGGAGAAGAAACAACAGAAGGTTCTGGCCAAGAAGGCGGCTAAAGACAGCAAG CCCAAATATATGGAGAATCTTCTGAAAGCGGCAGCTCAGAGGAAACGGGAGCAAGAACGTCTTCAAGAAAGGAAGGTTCAGAGAGAACGAGAAGCGGAGGGTTTGGAGTTCGCTGATAAGGAGGCGTTTGTTACATCGGCTTATAAGAAGAAGATGGAGGAACTGGCGGAGGAGGAGGAAAGGGAACGACGGGAGGCAGAGATGGAAG ctCTAAATGACGTAACAAAGCAAAGAGACATGAGTGGTTTTTATCGTCACATCTTGGACCAGACAACAGGACCAGCGGACCAACCCAAAGCAGAAGATTCAGATAAGAAGTCGGAAGAAGAATCAAAACCTAAAATCAAGATTGAGAAAGG GGACAGTGATCAGGAGATAGAACAGCGGACACAAACTGAAGATGACAGTAGGAGTGAAAAACATCATCATAAAACAGAACGTCAAACTGAAGAGAAACGTCACAGCAAGGATAGAAACCGTCAGGGAAGGGACGACAGAGATGGTGACAGACACCATGATAGTCACAGCGATAGACACCGTGACAAACACCATGACAGTCACAGTGATAGACACCGTGATAAACACCATGAGAAACAACGTTCCTCAGGTGAACGTAGAGACAGGCATTCAGTTGGGCATAGGAAGAACAAAGATGAAGAGAGAGATAAAAGAACAGACAGAGACACAAGAAGAGAAGAACAAACAGACAAGAACGATGAACAACACAGGACGACATCACAGGCTGAAAGACAACCTTCCAGAGATGAGCCACCAAAGTCAAAGGTTGAGAAGGAAGGTCAGAAGAGGGAGGTCGAGGTCGTTTCAGAGACCAAGGTTTCTGAGAGCAAGTTTGCCAAGAGGAACGCTGAAGATTCTGTGATGTCTGCAAAGGATCGCTACCTGGCCCGGAAGGCATCGAGGGGAAATGTGAAGGCGCATGTTATTGTAGAGGATGACTAG
- the LOC117290551 gene encoding uncharacterized protein LOC117290551 isoform X1 — MASSSGKVYGLITHQSKKKTPVLLPKLSAFGDSSDEESAHSAVNQSLQYEAKKQRVKKQTQLEIQRALEEDPTVYEYDSIYDSMEEKKQQKVLAKKAAKDSKEQTPRGKRASWTHDKIELLLKILLASHPKYIKAKFNFRVMDFYAEIGQMLSYSGLMVENLLKNLGREYRDILRQVELEEAVGNTPRPRLRGSETVFSLFGEFTRLYCLLPDRRPPNIPQDIASSSSTTKSDGIDNEFKYDSPAIDMYQSGEMATATHSRVPFPMEIHQQSYQDHQDQQPELPDFTTTNIYQQPTQTDFTTNSMRLNPTPVLPVELSENSFEPARTKSKVDSSKTNVGTRARGRQRFRFAPRSARGSSSRTTWGSVTIGKKRRIPTQERNYSSSKKRCPCEDKTAKFQEQMLHVLSGIGQELQLLRQGFFALYDIKENTNSSTESPEYDENSVEDDYNEEDCDMNEDRDDERPNPSVIFPNLGE, encoded by the exons ATGGCGTCGAGTAGCGGAAAAGT GTATGGGTTGATAACACACCAGTCTAAGAAGAAGACACCAGTTTTGTTGCCAAAGTTGTCTGCGTTTGGAGATTCCAGTGATGAg GAATCGGCCCATTCTGCAGTAAACCAGTCGCTTCAATATGAAGCTAAAAAACAACGAGTCAAGAAACAG aCACAACTAGAGATTCAACGAGCATTAGAAGAAGATCCCACAGTTTATGAATATGACAGTATTTATGACTCCATGGAGGAGAAGAAACAACAGAAGGTTCTGGCCAAGAAGGCGGCTAAAGACAGCAAG GAACAGACACCGAGAGGAAAACGCGCCTCATGGACCCACGACAAGATCGAATTACTCTTGAAGATCTTATTGGCGTCACATCCCAAGTACATCAAGGCTAAGTTCAATTTCAGAGTCATGGATTTCTACGCCGAGATCGGACAGATGCTCTCCTACTCCGGACTGATGGTGGAGAACCTTTTGAAGAATTTGGGCCGGGAATACCGAGACATACTCCGACAAGTCGAGCTGGAAGAAGCTGTGGGGAATACCCCACGTCCCAGACTGCGAGGATCTGAAACTGTCTTTAGTTTATTTGGGGAGTTCACACGTCTGTACTGCCTACTACCTGATAGACGACCTCCGAATATTCCCCAAGACATTGCCTCCTCATCATCAACAACTAAAAGTGACGGCATAGACAATGAATTTAAGTATGATTCTCCCGCAATTGATATGTACCAATCTGGAGAGATGGCGACTGCCACCCACAGTAGGGTACCCTTCCCAATGGAGATTCATCAACAAAGTTACCAGGACCACCAGGATCAACAGCCTGAGCTGCCTGACTTCACAACGACCAATATTTACCAGCAGCCTACGCAGACCGACTTTACAACAAACAGCATGAGGTTAAATCCAACCCCAGTCCTGCCAGTAGAGTTATCGGAGAATAGCTTTGAGCCTGCGAGGACAAAAAGTAAAGTCGACTCATCTAAAACCAATGTTGGGACGAGGGCGAGAGGGAGACAGCGATTTCGTTTTGCGCCACGGTCAGCTCGTGGATCAAGCTCAAGAACAACTTGGGGTTCTGTGACCATCGGAAAAAAGAGACGAATACCAACCCAGGAGAGAAATTACTCCTCGTCCAAAAAACGTTGCCCTTGTGAAGACAAGACGGCAAAGTTCCAAGAGCAGATGCTTCATGTGTTGTCTGGAATCGGACAGGAGCTCCAGTTACTGAGACAAGGTTTCTTTGCTCTTTATGATATTAAGGAGAACACAAACAGTAGCACGGAGAGTCCTGAATACGATGAGAACTCCGTAGAAGATGATTACAATGAAGAGGATTGTGATATGAATGAAGATCGGGATGATGAACGCCCCAATCCAAGTGTTATTTTTCCAAATCTAGGAGAATAA